The DNA region AGGCGGCCACCACCTCGCGCTGGCGGTCCAGGATGCGCTCGCGGTCGGCGGCGTCCAGGAAGCGCACCTCGCCGGTCAGCACCCAGTGCGCATCCTGCGCGTCGGCGTACTCGGCGACGAAGCGCCGCACCAGCGCGCGCAGGCGGGCGCCGGGCTCCTGCGCCTCGGCGATGGCCTGGGCCACGATGCGCTGCAGGCGCTCGACGTGCGAGTCGGCGATGGAGAACAGCAGCGCGTCCTTGTCGCGGTAGTAGTGGTACAGCGTGGCCTTGGACAGGCCGCAGGCCTCGGCCACCTCGTTCATCGAGGTGGCCGCGTAGCCGCGCAGCGCGAACAGGTGCGCCGCCCGCGCGAGGATGGTCTCGCGCTGGTCGTCGTAGCCGGCGTGGCGTCCCCGGCCCATCTAGCGCTCGTCGAACGACAGCACCACCCGCTCGGTGACCGGGTGGGCCTGGCAGGTGAGGACGAAGCCGGCGGCGACCTCGTTCCTGTCGAGCGCGAAGTTGCGCTCCATGCGGACCTGGCCCTCGACCAGCTTGGCGCGGCAGGTGCCGCAGACGCCCGAGGTGCAGGAGAACGGCACTTCCAGCCCCGCGGCCGACGCGCAGTCGAGGATGCTGGGCTGGTCCTTGGTGAAGGTGATCTCGCGCTGCAGGCCGTCGCGCACGATGACCACCTTGGCCACCTCGGCGTCGCCGGGCCGCGCCTCGTGCATCACCGCGCCGACCGCGCCGGCGGCCTGCTGCGGCACGCCGAAGCGCTCGATGTGGATGCGGTCCTCCGGCACGCCGGCGGCCAGCAGCGCGGCCTCGGCCTCGTCGTTCATCTGGAACGGGCCGCAGACGTAGGCGTGGTCGATCGAGGCGGCCGGCACCACGGTGCGCAGGAACACGCCCAGCTTGTCGCGGTCCATCACGCCCATGTTGAGCGGCGTGTCGGCGTGCTCGTCGGAGAACACGTGGTGCAGCACCAGCCGCGTCATGTGGCGGTCCTTCAGGTCCTCCAGCTCCTCCTTGAACATGGTGGAGCGCAGGCTGCGGTTGCCGTACACCAGGGTGAAGCGGCTGCCCGGCTCGCGCGCCAGCACCGTCTTCATGATCGACAGGATGGGCGTGATGCCGCTGCCGCCCGCGATGCCCAGGTGGTGGCGCCGCGCGCCGGCCTCCAGCGGCACGAAGAAGCGCCCCTGCGGGGCCATCACGTGGATGGTGTCGCCGGGCTTGAGCGACTCGTTGATCCAGTTGGAGAACACGCCCCCGCGCACCTTGCGCACGCCGACCCGCAGCTCGCCCTCGTCCACGCCGGCGCAGATGGAATACGAGCGCCGCAGGTCCTGCCCGTCGATGTCCTTGCGCAGGGTGAGGTACTGGCCCTGGGTGAAGCCGAACACCGGCTGCAGCGACTCGGGCACGTCGAACGTGACGACCACGGCCTCGGGCGTGTCGGGCGTGACGCGGCGGACGGTCAGGGGGTGGAAGAGAGGTGTGGTCATGGTGCTCGGCTGCGACCGGGAGTCCGCAATCAGATCGGCTTGAAATACTCGAACGGCTCCAGGCAAT from Ramlibacter pinisoli includes:
- the paaE gene encoding 1,2-phenylacetyl-CoA epoxidase subunit PaaE; this encodes MTTPLFHPLTVRRVTPDTPEAVVVTFDVPESLQPVFGFTQGQYLTLRKDIDGQDLRRSYSICAGVDEGELRVGVRKVRGGVFSNWINESLKPGDTIHVMAPQGRFFVPLEAGARRHHLGIAGGSGITPILSIMKTVLAREPGSRFTLVYGNRSLRSTMFKEELEDLKDRHMTRLVLHHVFSDEHADTPLNMGVMDRDKLGVFLRTVVPAASIDHAYVCGPFQMNDEAEAALLAAGVPEDRIHIERFGVPQQAAGAVGAVMHEARPGDAEVAKVVIVRDGLQREITFTKDQPSILDCASAAGLEVPFSCTSGVCGTCRAKLVEGQVRMERNFALDRNEVAAGFVLTCQAHPVTERVVLSFDER
- a CDS encoding TetR/AcrR family transcriptional regulator, giving the protein MGRGRHAGYDDQRETILARAAHLFALRGYAATSMNEVAEACGLSKATLYHYYRDKDALLFSIADSHVERLQRIVAQAIAEAQEPGARLRALVRRFVAEYADAQDAHWVLTGEVRFLDAADRERILDRQREVVAAFADVVGALRPDLKQAALDKPLTMLLFGMVNWMFTWMKPDGALDHDAMAPIVADLFLGGLGAVRVPELPAAAPRRTMKETPA